Below is a window of Littorina saxatilis isolate snail1 linkage group LG2, US_GU_Lsax_2.0, whole genome shotgun sequence DNA.
ACGCGTATACATTTTTTCGTTATTTTGTGTAAATGCCTGTCGCCTATGGTCCGTCACATTGTCTTTGTTTCCTgttcaatttgattaaaaatgaccattgcccccccccccccccccttctctcccctccccctcctcttgcTTCCGGTGGCAGAAACTGTTGATTCTTCAGATTGCTGTGGGCTGTTTGTCAGCTGAACACGCTAATGTCTGTTCTTGGAGATCTTGTGAATATTATTATCTTTGGAGCGGACTGGCCTCAATTAACTATCAAAGAAGTTTGAACTTTAAGCGTCGCTTACCTGCACGAAGTTCCGCCTAACGAGGAGGCCCTCCCAAATCCACAGAGCTACCACGACAGTGCAGCACAGTATTGATAATTTTGTAAGACACTTACCACCACGAAGTTCTTCCTCACGAGGAGGCCCTCCAAAGAGCCGACCACGACAGATGCCACCATTCCTAACCCCAGCTGAGGAAGACAGTGGAAGAAATGAGAGAGACGTGCCTACACGAAGACCAGCCACATGAGGCGACCTAAACATAACACCAACTTCAAGGTAGGCTGACTTACCCCCAACTAAGGAAGACAGTGATAGAAATGAGAGAGACTTACCTTCCGAAGTCCAGACACATGAGGCCGCCTAGACTCAACATCAACTCAAAGGCAGGCTGACCAACCCCAACTAAGGGAGACAGTGGTAGAAATGTGAGGGACTTACCTACTCGAAGTCCAGCCACTTGAGGCGACCTGAACATAACACAAAGTCCAAGACAGGCTGACTTACCCCAACTAAGGAAGACAGTTGTAGAAATGAGAGAGACTTACCCACACGAAGTCATGCCACATGAGCAGGTTCTCTGAACTCAACAGACCCCACTACGACGGGCCGATCGTTGAGCACAGTGAAGCCATACCTTTGCAGAACTGAGGCTCCAATACCCGGCGGTTTAGGCACGACATGGCTCAATGGGGAATAACTGAGCTTTCACTAATGAAGATATTGATAATTATGTAAGACACTTACCTACACGAAGTCCAGCCACATGAGCAGGTCCTCCGAACTCCACAGACCCCACCACGACAGGCCGGTCGTTGAGGACAGTGAAGCCGTATCCTTGCAGACCTTGTGGCTCCAAAACCAGGCGACTGAGGCACGACACGACCTCCAAGGCAGGTGGTTGTTGTCGACTCTGTCTCGCTAGACTTTTGATGGCCGACGCCGCCATTGCGGTGACGTCATGACCGTCGAGTTCCAGCAGTTGGTCCCCAGGCGTGAGTCCTGCCTGCTTTGCTGTGCTCCCTGTCTCTACTGACACCACGTAGGCAGGTCCTTTGCCGTAGATCTCGAACCCGTAGGACTTTGGCCATTTAGGTTGACCTTGGAGAAATTTCAAGGGCATGGCTGGGTTTTGATGGGCAAGGGGTTGTGCGTTATAACTGTAGAAGATGATGGCAAAGTCGTTGTGCGTTTGCTGTGGAAGATGAGGGACATTCGTTGTGCATTAACCTGCAGAAGACAACAGTTAAAAATGCGTCATTAATGACAGTTTTGAGAGTTTAATTACAACTGTACGTACATAAAATAACTCCATTTGAAGAACAAGAGACGATGAGGGGATGGGGCTGGGGGTCAAAATGCAAAACAAATTTCTTCCCCTGATATAAACGGATTTTATTTCGCCGTAGCCTGTTAAATCAAGAGTTATGAAAACTGATGGAACCATGTGATTTGAGACTACATTCATTTACGCTTTCTGGCCAGGGAGTCATCGGTTAAGTTCattctgtcgtgtgtgtgtgtgtgtgtgtgtgtggtgtgtgtgtgtgtgtgtgtgtgtgtgtgtgtgtgtgtgtgtgtgtgtttaataaaacCGGGGTTTTTGTTGCAATagttgccccctccccccccccacaatcacacacacattcacacaaataGTACATATTTGGATGAGACCGCGAGCTTACAGTGGGCGAGTCTTTCGAAGAGAAGAGATTACGGATTCAGGGGTTCAATGTCTCTATTAGCGTCTTctcgtgagtcacgctacccatcAGAgcattaggccaaacaaaaatattatgttggtttagggtaacatgacccccAAAAATagagtcggtaggtcggctgtttttaatttttaatttttagtctCGGTGTCgttatggttcgcaaaatgtgccaggtggttttttttttgagaaatgaaaaaaaagttttagggccggcgggaaaaaaatagggccctaaaccaacatatatttttgtttgtcatTAGACATTTCCAAAGTTAAAAATATCTTCTTCACTGAGCTTTATCACCGACTAAAGCTGGTTATTCATGATAATATTCGTATTTGGTTATCTTTTTGTGATTCAGTACCGTTAGTGTTTTTAATAGTAATGAATAATAATGTATCTGTTTTAAACAAGGATATGTCGCATCTGTTACCATCACAGCATCCTGTTATTACTAACCGTCGCTCgcttagtttttttttaaactttcaatagGTAGGCCAATGTCATAGACTGCTTTTTACGTAAGGTACAGCGGAAGCCCATTTTAAGACATCAAATCATGAAGAAAATCAAACCTTACAAAGCTTATGAACAGAAGATAAAGCAAGGTCTTTAAACTGAGCAGGGGATTAGGTGGAGGAGGAGAGAGGGTCttgaatggggagggggggggggtctcaagGGGAGCCGGAGCGGAGGGGTCTACTGCAAATATGGATTTCAATGAACGGAAGTTTATTGCTACCAATTTTGAGTTATGATTCTTCTTTAGCTTTTTTTCCGTGGGCatctatttctttttttttctcttttttttttaaacctataGTTTCTTGGCTTTACTCACCGAGGCTTCAAATTAATGTACGATTTCAGTCTCAGACTGATGCCGCCTGGCTCTAATATTCATTAGGGGCCTTGTGCGGCTACGATAATCGAAGTGAGCTTGAGACTAGATGCTGAAGAAAGGGTTAGAAATGAACTATATTTAATTTTCTATTCCGACTTCCCGTTAGATGACGGGCCGACGAGGAGATCGAACATAAGAAAACAAGAATAATCTAAGAAAAACTTGGAAGAAGTTTTCGCCTGATGTTTGTGGAAAGCCTTTGCGAATTGACTTGATTAGACAGTGGAAAAAAAGGTTAAGATAGGAGGAAGAACACACCTGCACGAAGATTAGGTTATTGATTCTGCCACTCGCAAATTAATTTTTCATCGCTTCATCCAACAACACTTCTGGCCTAGCGGAACGGAGAGCCGCCTTGGTCGGCGCAACATTCGTCACGaaaaacgaacaacaaaagcaaGATCAAACAAGTTTTGAATTGAAACATGTAGCAAATGTGATGAACTGTGTACAAGCTTTTGTTAGCATAAAAAAATATCGTATTTTCCGTTCTCACCTTGCACAAATCCCTGTAGTTTGTGACGACCATCTGTTCGAAAGCGTCGTCTGCATTGATTCAGTGCATCACGTGACCTTGCCCTCTTGTAAACTTCCGCCTGACCCACGTCTGGCTTCCGGTGGCTAAAATCGAAGGTTGTCTGCATTATCGAATGAATCACGGCTGTTTACCGTCTATGTGGACATTTAAACGCATTGGCGAGATGTCCCGGAGCGTTATGAGGCGAGAGTTCGGACAGTGTTTGTAGCGACGAGATGATCGAATGGTAGACTTGGTGCAAAAAGCAGTGTTTTCGGACAACAATGCTGCAAGACAATCTTTCTGAGTGGGAGTTTTGAAGAGCAAACGGTAATTAATTGATACGTTCAGATGTGGACCATATAGCGTAATCCACACGGGTTGACCTCAACTGATTTGATCGTATTTGTTGCAGATtgtttttctggttttgttGTGATTTCGTTTTTGGAGGCGAAGGTGTGCATGGCCATTCTCTCTAGAGTAAGAGTAATCTGGTTTTGAGTCGGCATTATCACGAGTGTCGGTAGGTTGTGATTGAAGTCGATGAGTCGTTGTAATCTTGGTCAAGGTTTATTGAGCGTTCAGCATTGCATGAGTGATGTTGAGTGGTTTGTCTAATGAGCTGCTAAGTGTTTGCTCAATGCTTTGAGAATAACTTATTGCTGAAATCATACTACACTGTTTGATCTGTTCCACTTTCACAAATTTGATATAtcttacatacatgtatgtatggttACACTTACAAGTAGCCTGCATGATCATTAGCTCCCTGAAAGTATctttcatggtatgataaacaAATTACCTCTTGGAAAATATTCAGTATGCTCCATCATGCAGATTTGAGTAAATCACTAAATGTGAGATGATTTTCATCACTgtaacaatcaatcaatcaatatgaggcttatatcgcgcatattccgtgggtacagttctaagcgcagggatttatttattttttaaatttttattttatgcaatttatatcacgcacatattcaaggcgcagggatttatttatgccgtgtgagatggaatttattttacacaatacatcacgcattcacatcggccagcagatcgcagccatttcggcgcatatcctacttttcacggcctattattccaagtcacacgggtattttggtggacatttttatctatgcctatacaattttgccaggaaagacccttttgtcaatcgtgggatctttaacgtgcacaccccaatgtagtgtacacgaagggacctcggtttttcgtctcatccgaaagactagcacttgaacccaccaccacggttaggaaagaggggagaaaattgctaacgccctgacccagggtcgaactcgcaacctctcgcttccgagcgcaagtgcgttaccactcagccacccagtctaacaatgtaatataagtttATATTTCTTTCATtagtttcaacttaaaaaacaacaacaacaaaactgaaaaCTATGGGTAAAAACTAAAATGATCATGTTGCAAGGATCAAAAACTGAGGGTGGAAGACAACTTTTAAACAAAAGATACCAGTCACTGATTCAGTTACAGAGTTTGACTTTAACTTtaactaaggccaaaaaaaataataggtgtggttacggtaacatagccaaaaaaaaagggtaggaaggtaggcaatcacttttttttttttttactttttttttctaatgtgtacaaattaaacctacttgacagggaaataagtgtgcgactctggcgctttcgctttcattgcgttttctgcactcgtttacttgtttttttgtggtttttttttgacaaatgtaataaaaagttatagggtcggcccaaaaaaatagggtaggtcgggttaccgtaaccacacctattttttttttaggcctaagcagGTACAGGATATCTTGACCTATATCTAGCTGACCTATTATGTACAAGAATTTAAACTGTTTATTAAGCAAGATGGTGACGTTTACACAGCTTCCCTggttgtttttgtcaagaactaaagaagaaaacaattcTGCCTACATCTATTGGCATTTTTTGTTTAATCAGTGAAAcacaaagcttttttttttggaggggggggggggggtggttgttaTTTTGCTTGTCACATATCCGAGACTTGTTGTTGCAGATTGTTCAAAATGATGGACATAGTGAGCCTGTTCCTGGGCTACACCATAGTGTTCGTGGCAGCCTGTGTCGTGTACTTCTACTCTGATGCTCCCTTCCTCAACTCAGGAGTGCTTGGAAACATCAAAAATGGAATCTGCCACGTAAGTGAggatgtgtgtttttgtgtgtgtgtgtgcctacaaGTTCAACAAAAAGATGAAAATGATGCAGCAAGTTTTCAACAACGCTGCAATGAGCCCTATCATTCTCATATACggtatagggaaaaacaaaatccTGGTTATGAAAACCCAACTGACCCAATTTTATGTTTACGACTGAATAACATTTTTCCAGCTGTCAAAAATATAAATCTAACAAAAGAAAACGAGTGAAACGTACAACAGAAGAGAAACTTCAGACTTGGTGTATGTCTGGGAAACATTCAACAAGAGACGTTACTTGGGTGATGTGCCCCTTTGATGAGGCAGATCCTACTTCCACTAGGAGGGCTGTGCCGTTCAAtttcaatacagtggaaccccccttttaagacctccacaaatctgacaaaatcaggtcttaaaaggggggtgcatttatagaggttatgaagagaaagtctgagaaaacagggtcttgaaagggaggaagaccccccgcgggttagggggaagaatttacccgatgctccccagcatgtcgtaagaggcgactaacagattctgtttctccttttacccttgttaagtgtttcttgtatagaatatagtcaatttttgtaaagattttagtcaagcagtatgtaagaaatgttaagtcctttgtactggaaactcgcattttcccagtaaggtcatatattgtactacgttgcaagcccctggagcaattttttgattgatgcttttgtgaacaagaaacaattgacaagtggctctgtcccatcctccccccctttccccatcgcgatataaccttgaacggttgaaaacgacgttaaacaccaaataaagaaagaaagaaagggaggaagtcttgaattggggggggtcttacaaggggggttccactgtatgcggTTTCTGAAACAAGGCATGTTGGCAGACAGAGGCTGTATGCAGTGTCAACTTCAACATTTTTGACATTAATTTTAGCATTGTTTTCTTCTTACAGATTTTCCACTGCCTGTTTCCAAAATTTCTGGTCAGAGGGTTTCATCACATGGTGGACTATGTCTTCTACACCAGGTATGGATCTTGTATTCTTGATAACATTGAGCATGTCTCCAAAAAAGGTCACACATTGTGTAAGCAATGGAATGGACTGATTCTCATCTCTCTGGAtggcaatacagtggaacccccattttaagacctacaacaatctgagaaagtctggtcttaaaaaaagagagtcttaaaatagaagtaaatttacagaggttatgaacagaaaatctgaaaaagtaaggtcttaaatTTAAAATGGGGGGAAgtcttaattgggggggggggggggtcctctgTATCACAATGTTTCTGAaggaacacatacacacatgttttCTTGTGATGATAATGTCTGGATTTTTTTAACATTGTGGTATAAACTGAAAAGACAAAAGTACATGCACAAATATATGGCACcatgttatttttttctgcATGATTCACACTGGTACCTATCAGGAAAGGACAGTCTTGGGACCAGACAAAAGTGTCCCGATAtggcaggtggcctgtcatgacaggtatatttggtCAACACAATAGAGAAAAGGACAAACAGAAGTTGTCCTTTCACATGAGGTGtcctttcaatcaatcaatcaatatgaggcttatatcgcgtgtattccgtgggtacagttctaagcgcagggatttatttattttattttaattttatgcaatttatattgcgcacatattcaaggcgcagggatttatttatgccgtgtgagatggaatttttttacacaatacatcacacattcacatcggccagcagatcgcagccatttcggcgcatatccttcttttcacggcctattattccaagtcacacgggtattttggtggacatttttatctatgcctatacaattttgccaggaaaaacccttttgtcaatcgtggattctttaatgtgcacaccccaatgtagtgtacacgaagggacctcggtttttcgtctcatccgaaagactagcacttgaacccaccacccaggttaggaaaggggggagagaattgcttacgccctgacccagggtcgaactcataacctctcgcttccgagcgcaagtgtgttaccactcggccacccattccTCAATGGAGGAGACTCACATTGAacggtacagtgaaacccccaaccttcaacatctgagaaaataatGTCTTAGATAGCAGAGAGTCTTTCATTGGACTttgaggtcaatttacagaggcttTGAGTGTGAAAACttgtaaaacaagaaattccttcgaggtaggaaaaacaaagggaaataaccattggtcaaagggaaataaccattctcactgccaccaactgagaaggttatttccctttgaccattaatatgtgcctctataagtccttgtagaatcttaatccaccaataactccctaaccgtgtgtttgactggtcccgtGTTTGactgtaaggaccgtctcaggaatgtatagaacctgttcaccaagtttggtgacgatcggtccgttcattcttgagatctatatgcgaacacaaacacacacccaaacaaacaaacaaacacatcgagcgaatcctatacacacccctataccgggggtgtaataaggtTTTTAaatggggggagtcttaaattggggggggggggggggggcgtttttAAAAAGAGGATgttcttaaaaaggggggtttcagggcggggatgtagctcagtcggtagcgtgctggatttgtatccagttggccgctgtcagcgtgagttcgtcccctcgttcggcgagagatttatttatttcagtcaactttgtgtgcagactctcctcggtgtccgaacacccccgtgtgtacacgcaagcacaagaccaagtgcgcgcgaaaaagatcctgtaatccatgtcagagttcggtgggttatagaaacacgaaaatacccagcatgcttcccccgaaaacggcgtatggctgcctaaatggcggggtaaaaaaacggtcatacacgtaaaattccactcgtgcaaaaaacacgagtgtacgtgggagtttcagcccacgaacgcagaagaagaagaagaaacagatttggacaatttaattttgataataatttttatatatttaattttcagagcttgtttttaatccgaatataacatatttatatgtttttgaaatcagcaaatgatggagaataagataaacgtaaatttggatcgttttataaatttttaatttttaatttttttaacaattttcagatttttaatgaccaaagtcattaattaatttttaagccaccaagctgaaatgcaataccgaagtccgggcttcgtcgaagattacttgaccaaaatttcaaccaatttggttgaaaaatgagggcgtgacagtgccgcctcaactttcacgaaaagccggatatgacgtcatcaaagacatttatcaaaaaaatgaaaaaaaacgttcggggatttcatacccaggaactctcatgtcaaatttcataaagatcggtccagtagtttagtctgaatcgctctacacacacacacagacacacacacacgcacacacacacacacacacgcacgcacatacaccacgaccctcgtttcgattcccccttgatgttaaaatatttagtcaaaacttgactaaatataaaaaggggagttccactgtattgacaaTTATGAAAGtaaaatttttttgttttaccagGAACCACATCATGCAGCTCATATTTGGTGCCCTGGTGTTGCTGGGCAACGCGACTCTGGCCATGGACGTCCTGCCGGTACTGACCATCATTGAGCCGGACGTCAACCACTTGTTTTGGCCCATCACACTCCTCTTCACAAACCTGGCCTTCTACCATCTCAGCTGCACGTCAGACCCGGGCGAGCTCTCCAAGAACAACGTGGACTGCTACCTGTCTGTTTACAAGTATGATGATCTGTTGTACAAGCCTGGCGTTCAGTGTCGCACCTGTAAGCTGGAGAAACCGGCCAGATCCAAACACTGCAGTAAGTATGgtggagagaaagagtgtgtgtgtgtctgcgttttgtgtgtgtgtgtttgtgcacacAATGCAGGATGTGTAAGCTGGTGAAATCAACAAGGTCTATGCGTTGCAGTgagtggttttgtgtgtgaatatgaATGTGTtaaatcgtgtgtgtgtgactgtgaggagAGAGAATATTGTTGCAGTTGTCTTTCTGAAAGGAAAGCGTTGTGTGGTACATTTCTCCTCAAACTAAACATTCTTATCATCAACAAGTTAAAGAAATATCAAAATTGGAGACAAAATGATTTATTGTCATCTAAAAGCATGGTCTAtggaatatttgtgtgtgtgtcgctgtgtgtgtgtgtgtttttttttttaattgtaaaGTGTTTGGATCTGCGAATCAGGacttgcgctatagaaaagtgatttattaatattattatattTCAGGTTTTTGCAATCGGTGTGTCCATCGATTTGATCACCACTGCATCTGGACCAACAACTGTGTAGGGGCAGGTAACCTTCGTTACTTCCTGATTTTCCTGGTGTCGCTGATCGTGATGTGCATCAACGGTGTGCTGATGTCGGTGCACTCGCTGGTGCTGGTGGTGCACAACCTGCGGCTGATGGAGACGTCGTATGTCGACACCGCCACAGGCAAGCTCTACCCCATCACCTTTCCTGTCCTCATTCAGGTAAATATGTGCCACCTcaagatgaaagtcgcttgtcaatataacacttacctcgacagtactattcttgcacattatctattataggccgaaaaaattggacaaaacgctgagtgggtacaattatctcccataaccatgcgccaccgtggatcccaagcactgtccgagtgcttcccccttacaggatgtaggtggcgcgtcctctttcttttttcgcgcgtgtcagaccggctgtgtttctgctacgctcccggattattttggactaagaggctccttttctgtgtggactatcacctgttggattattgtgtgttattccacttctggcttgaggctacgttgtgtttccttcaacttgtgcctccgtttttgtgtggcggactcggcgtgcctcccgtcctacttcgtggtgaccggtcgtctgcttctcgtttcgccgcattcacttgagtattgacctaaattttctttgaattttgttaattctcggtctttaagggtacgtacagggcgaggtaggatgtctcgtcctgttttgggctctggttctacggaaccagagtctgccgggggcaacccttctccgggcgcccagcgtcatgttttacgcacggagaaggggatctttcggcgctccgactctccctccccaaacgctttgcgtttgcggcgagggagggcggagaaagcctgtttgagcaagctcaatgcgagcttgctcaaacaggctgggcttgagcctgggacttcgggcggggctgcgccgtcgaaggttcggggaagttcgaggggaaagaaaaagcttctttctccttctccttcagtggaacaggcttcccccccttcgacgccgttgtccggccctcagtctcaggcttcagctcctcccggtttcgagcctggggggaaggtttccttctcccccctggctcgaatccgggggcaggtcgattcccaaccctctttgggggttggtgaatccgatctaggggctactggagagactcaggttttgacagccaacggccataccacgttgaaaacaccggttctcgtccgaccaccgaagttaagcaacgtcgggcccggttagtacttggatgggtgaccgcctgggaacaccgggtgcagttggcattaaaatctttctttttccggtgcctctcctgtgccctcctcggtttccaccgctgtggaagccaggagggacacgggtcctcctctgaactccctcgctgggtcgtctgctgctgttttgacagtagtttcggcctcctggggggggagatcggaggagatgacggggtctctgaattccctccccgctggggttgggatgcgaattgaccccgttcagggcggtcctgtgggggcaggggtttcaggcttcgtgcctacgaccactgctactacggttccctctgacgtccgtgtgactggtggctgtccctcttgaaacgctccggccgactagttactggacgtggaggtgttcgacagaacgtggtacttctgtcgaatggtcagggcgacgggaacattgtttctgttgctcagaccgacac
It encodes the following:
- the LOC138960024 gene encoding palmitoyltransferase ZDHHC4-like; this translates as MMDIVSLFLGYTIVFVAACVVYFYSDAPFLNSGVLGNIKNGICHIFHCLFPKFLVRGFHHMVDYVFYTRNHIMQLIFGALVLLGNATLAMDVLPVLTIIEPDVNHLFWPITLLFTNLAFYHLSCTSDPGELSKNNVDCYLSVYKYDDLLYKPGVQCRTCKLEKPARSKHCSFCNRCVHRFDHHCIWTNNCVGAGNLRYFLIFLVSLIVMCINGVLMSVHSLVLVVHNLRLMETSYVDTATGKLYPITFPVLIQHLFMQHPRAVFLVGSLGLLLVLLFAFTGYHLYLICINQTTNERFKLSGLQVNNNNNADELSANTHAPGTFYNQGLLVNMREVFLPKLPKRKAASAKEVPQVSVKSNNSANGHTTSQSKREAPRSRARRK